One window of Erwinia aphidicola genomic DNA carries:
- the lipB gene encoding lipoyl(octanoyl) transferase LipB translates to MPPETLIVRQLGLQPWAPVSLAMHQFTDQRDDATPDEIWLVEHHPIFTQGQAGKSEHLLMPGDIPVVQSDRGGQVTYHGPGQQVMYVMVNLKRRKVGVRQLVTAIEQTVVETLAQLGVSASARADAPGVYVDGKKICSLGLRIRNGCSFHGLALNVAMDLTPFLRINPCGYAGLEMTQLSQLKPTVQMADVKPLLIENFARQLAITDIQWSNSAELPLT, encoded by the coding sequence TTGCCTCCAGAAACTCTGATCGTTCGCCAGCTTGGCCTGCAGCCATGGGCACCCGTTTCCCTCGCTATGCATCAGTTCACTGACCAGCGCGATGATGCGACGCCGGATGAGATCTGGCTGGTCGAGCATCACCCGATATTTACCCAGGGTCAGGCGGGAAAAAGCGAGCACCTGTTAATGCCTGGCGACATTCCAGTCGTGCAGAGCGATCGCGGTGGCCAGGTGACCTATCATGGCCCCGGTCAGCAGGTGATGTACGTGATGGTGAATCTGAAGCGGCGTAAAGTTGGCGTGCGCCAGCTGGTCACCGCCATCGAACAGACGGTGGTGGAGACGCTGGCACAGCTCGGCGTTAGCGCCAGCGCGCGCGCGGATGCCCCCGGGGTCTACGTTGACGGCAAAAAAATCTGTTCGCTTGGTCTGCGCATTCGCAACGGCTGCTCTTTCCATGGCCTGGCGCTCAACGTGGCGATGGATCTCACCCCGTTCCTGCGCATCAACCCCTGCGGTTATGCCGGGCTGGAAATGACCCAGCTGTCGCAGCTTAAGCCGACGGTGCAAATGGCTGATGTAAAGCCGTTGCTGATTGAGAATTTTGCCCGCCAGCTGGCAATTACTGACATTCAGTGGAGCAATAGCGCAGAACTCCCGCTAACATAG
- the rsfS gene encoding ribosome silencing factor translates to MQGQALQDFVIDKCDDLKAQDIVAIDVQGKSSITSYMVICTGTSTRHLVSIAEHVVQEAKQIGLDAFRVNSRAPSDWVVVDLGEVILHVMEADSRQLYELEKLWS, encoded by the coding sequence TTGCAAGGTCAAGCACTCCAAGACTTCGTCATTGATAAATGTGACGATTTAAAAGCTCAGGACATTGTCGCTATCGACGTTCAGGGCAAATCAAGCATCACCAGCTATATGGTGATTTGCACCGGCACCTCAACCCGCCATCTGGTTTCCATCGCTGAACACGTGGTTCAGGAAGCGAAGCAGATCGGTCTGGATGCTTTTCGCGTTAACAGCCGTGCGCCAAGTGACTGGGTGGTTGTTGACCTCGGTGAAGTGATCCTTCACGTCATGGAAGCAGACAGCCGTCAGCTGTACGAACTGGAAAAGCTCTGGAGTTAA
- the tatE gene encoding twin-arginine translocase subunit TatE, with translation MEGISLAKLLIVGALIVLLFGTKKLRTLGGDLGSAIKGFKKAMNDDNAAAAEAKPAEKIAPKE, from the coding sequence ATGGAAGGTATCAGTCTCGCCAAACTGCTGATCGTCGGCGCATTAATCGTACTGTTATTCGGCACTAAGAAATTGCGTACCCTGGGTGGCGATTTGGGCTCAGCGATTAAGGGCTTCAAGAAGGCCATGAATGACGATAATGCTGCTGCGGCTGAAGCAAAGCCCGCCGAGAAGATTGCTCCTAAAGAGTGA
- the lipA gene encoding lipoyl synthase, which translates to MSKPIVMERGVKYRDADKMALIPVKTVVTEHTEVLRKPEWMKIKLPADSSRIQGIKAAMRKNGLHSVCEEASCPNLAECFNHGTATFMILGAICTRRCPFCDVAHGRPTLPDANEPGKLAQTIADMALRYVVITSVDRDDLRDGGAQHFADCITAIREKSPTIKIETLVPDFRGRMDRALDILVATPPDVFNHNLENVPRVYRQVRPGANYDWSLKLLERFKEAHPHIPTKSGLMVGLGETNAEIVEVMRDLRRHGVTMLTLGQYLQPSRHHLPVQRYVSPAEFDEMKEAAMEMGFTHAACGPFVRSSYHADMQAKGLEVK; encoded by the coding sequence ATGAGTAAACCGATCGTGATGGAACGCGGTGTCAAATACCGCGATGCAGACAAAATGGCGTTGATCCCGGTGAAAACCGTGGTGACCGAGCATACGGAAGTGTTACGTAAGCCGGAATGGATGAAAATCAAACTCCCCGCCGATTCCAGCCGTATTCAGGGCATCAAAGCCGCGATGCGCAAAAATGGTCTGCACTCCGTTTGCGAAGAGGCTTCCTGCCCTAACCTTGCCGAGTGTTTCAACCACGGTACCGCGACCTTTATGATCCTCGGGGCTATCTGTACCCGCCGCTGCCCATTCTGCGATGTGGCACACGGCCGCCCAACCCTGCCAGATGCTAACGAGCCGGGTAAACTGGCGCAGACTATCGCCGATATGGCGCTGCGCTACGTGGTGATCACTTCCGTTGACCGCGACGATCTGCGCGACGGCGGTGCTCAGCACTTTGCCGACTGCATTACCGCCATCCGCGAGAAAAGCCCCACGATTAAGATCGAAACGCTGGTGCCGGACTTCCGTGGCCGTATGGATCGCGCCCTGGACATTCTGGTTGCCACTCCGCCAGACGTGTTCAACCATAATCTTGAGAACGTGCCGCGCGTTTACCGCCAGGTTCGCCCGGGTGCTAACTACGACTGGTCGCTGAAGCTGCTGGAACGCTTTAAAGAAGCGCATCCGCACATTCCAACCAAGTCCGGCCTGATGGTCGGTCTGGGTGAAACCAACGCCGAAATCGTTGAAGTAATGCGCGACCTGCGTCGCCACGGTGTGACCATGCTGACGCTGGGGCAGTATCTGCAACCAAGCCGTCACCACCTGCCGGTACAGCGCTACGTTAGCCCGGCTGAGTTTGATGAAATGAAAGAAGCCGCAATGGAAATGGGCTTCACCCACGCGGCCTGCGGCCCGTTTGTGCGCTCTTCTTATCATGCCGATATGCAGGCGAAAGGATTAGAGGTCAAATAA
- the mrdB gene encoding peptidoglycan glycosyltransferase MrdB (rod shape-determining protein RodA) yields the protein MNDSHQKRTIWTRIHIDPTFCLIIAALLIYSALVMWSASGQDPGMMERKLGQIAMGVVVMLVMAQIPPRVYEGWAPYLYIICVILLIAVDAFGQISKGAQRWLDLGVVRFQPSEIAKIAVPLMVARFINRDVCPPTLKNTAIALVLIFMPTLLVAAQPDLGTAILIAASGLFVLFLSGMSWKLIAIAVLLVAAFIPVLWFFLMHDYQRDRVMMLLDPESDPLGAGYHIIQSKIAIGSGGLRGKGWLHGTQSQLEFLPERHTDFIFAVLAEELGLVGVLILLILYVLLIMRGLTMAARAQTTFGRVMAGGLMLIFFVYVFVNIGMVSGILPVVGVPLPLVSYGGSALIVLMAGFGIIMSIHTHRKLLSKSV from the coding sequence ATGAATGATAGCCATCAGAAAAGGACAATCTGGACGCGTATCCATATTGATCCGACATTTTGCCTGATCATCGCCGCGCTGCTGATTTACAGCGCGCTGGTGATGTGGAGTGCCAGCGGCCAGGATCCGGGCATGATGGAGCGCAAGCTCGGTCAGATTGCCATGGGAGTGGTCGTGATGCTGGTGATGGCGCAAATCCCGCCGCGCGTATATGAAGGCTGGGCGCCCTACCTCTATATAATCTGCGTGATCTTGCTGATCGCGGTGGACGCCTTCGGGCAGATCAGTAAAGGGGCACAGCGCTGGCTGGACCTCGGCGTGGTGCGCTTCCAGCCCTCGGAGATTGCCAAAATCGCCGTACCGCTGATGGTGGCACGCTTTATTAACCGCGATGTCTGCCCGCCGACCTTGAAAAACACCGCCATCGCGCTGGTGCTGATCTTTATGCCAACCCTGCTGGTAGCGGCACAGCCGGATCTCGGTACTGCAATATTGATCGCTGCCTCCGGGCTGTTCGTGCTGTTCCTCTCCGGCATGAGCTGGAAGCTGATCGCCATTGCAGTGCTGCTGGTGGCGGCATTTATTCCGGTGCTGTGGTTCTTCCTGATGCACGACTATCAGCGCGACCGCGTGATGATGCTGCTCGACCCGGAAAGCGACCCACTCGGCGCGGGCTACCATATTATCCAGTCGAAAATCGCCATCGGCTCAGGCGGGCTGCGCGGTAAGGGCTGGCTGCATGGAACCCAGTCACAGCTTGAGTTCTTGCCCGAACGCCATACCGACTTTATTTTTGCGGTACTGGCCGAAGAATTAGGATTAGTCGGGGTACTGATTCTGCTGATACTCTACGTGCTGCTGATCATGCGTGGCCTGACGATGGCTGCACGTGCGCAGACCACCTTTGGTCGCGTGATGGCCGGTGGATTAATGCTGATCTTCTTTGTCTATGTTTTTGTTAACATTGGCATGGTAAGCGGTATATTGCCGGTGGTAGGCGTGCCGTTACCGTTAGTCAGCTATGGCGGCTCCGCACTGATCGTCCTGATGGCCGGGTTTGGCATCATAATGTCGATTCACACCCACCGAAAACTGTTGTCGAAGAGCGTTTAA
- the mrdA gene encoding peptidoglycan DD-transpeptidase MrdA, with product MKLQRNSFRDYTAEQTLFVRRALIAFFGILLLSGVLVANLYHLQITRFDDYSTRSNENRIKLVPVAPSRGIIFDRNGVPLALNRTIYQLELVPEKVDNLQQVLQELKPIVDLTDEDIEAFEKERKRSRRFTSIAVKTSLNDVQVARFAVNQYRFPGVEVKGYQRRYYPYGSALTHVLGYVSKINDRDVERLDKEGKWPNYAATHDIGKLGIERYYEDVLHGKTGYEEVEVNNRGRVIRQLHEQSPQAGRDIYLTIDLKLQQYIETLLAGSRAAVVVSDPRNGELLAMVSMPSYDPNLFVDGISSKDYNRLLHDENRPLINRATQGAYPPASTVKPYIAVSALTAGVITRNTSLFDPGWWQLPGSEKRFRDWKRWGHGRLNVTKSLEESADTFFYQVAYDMGIDRLGEWMSKFGYGHLSGIDLIEETAGNMPTRDWKMKRFKKPWYQGDTIPVGIGQGYWTATPVQMNKALMILINDGVIKTPHLMMDAMQGSTKVPWRQPPEAPVADVHSGYWEIAKDGMYGVANRPNGTARKSFADASYKIAAKSGTAQVFGLKANETYNAHKLTERLRDHKLMTAFAPYDHPRVAVTIILENGGAGPAVGTIMRQILDHIILGDNNTNLPDAAPTPPGYEGE from the coding sequence ATGAAATTACAACGTAACTCCTTTCGTGACTATACCGCCGAGCAGACGCTGTTTGTTCGTCGGGCGCTAATCGCATTTTTTGGCATTTTGCTGCTTTCCGGTGTGCTGGTGGCGAACCTTTACCACCTGCAAATTACCCGCTTTGACGACTACAGCACGCGCTCCAATGAGAACCGCATCAAACTGGTTCCGGTCGCGCCCAGCCGTGGCATTATCTTCGACCGTAATGGCGTCCCCCTGGCGCTTAACCGCACCATTTACCAGCTCGAGCTGGTGCCTGAAAAAGTCGATAACCTGCAGCAAGTCCTGCAGGAGCTGAAGCCTATCGTCGATCTGACCGATGAAGATATTGAAGCATTTGAAAAAGAGCGCAAACGCTCGCGTCGCTTTACCTCTATTGCGGTGAAAACCAGCCTGAATGACGTTCAGGTAGCGCGTTTTGCCGTCAATCAGTACCGTTTCCCCGGCGTTGAAGTCAAAGGCTATCAGCGCCGCTACTACCCTTACGGCTCCGCCCTGACCCACGTGCTCGGCTACGTGTCGAAAATTAACGACCGCGACGTTGAGCGCCTGGATAAAGAGGGCAAGTGGCCCAACTATGCTGCCACCCACGACATCGGCAAGCTGGGTATTGAGCGCTATTACGAAGATGTACTGCACGGCAAAACGGGGTATGAAGAGGTCGAAGTGAACAACCGCGGCCGCGTTATTCGCCAGCTGCACGAGCAGTCTCCGCAGGCCGGGCGCGATATCTACCTGACGATTGACCTTAAGCTCCAGCAGTATATTGAGACGCTGCTGGCGGGCAGTCGTGCCGCCGTAGTGGTCAGCGATCCGCGTAACGGTGAATTACTAGCGATGGTCTCCATGCCCAGCTATGACCCGAACCTGTTTGTCGACGGTATCTCCAGCAAGGACTATAACCGCCTGCTGCATGATGAAAACCGCCCGTTGATTAACCGCGCGACACAGGGCGCCTACCCTCCAGCGTCCACGGTGAAACCGTATATTGCGGTGTCCGCCCTGACCGCCGGCGTCATCACCCGCAACACCAGCCTGTTTGACCCGGGCTGGTGGCAGCTGCCCGGGTCCGAAAAACGTTTCCGCGACTGGAAACGCTGGGGCCACGGCCGCCTGAACGTCACCAAATCGCTGGAAGAGTCCGCGGATACCTTCTTCTATCAGGTTGCCTATGATATGGGCATCGACCGGCTCGGCGAGTGGATGAGTAAATTCGGCTACGGCCATCTTTCCGGTATCGATCTGATCGAAGAGACCGCCGGCAACATGCCCACCCGTGACTGGAAGATGAAGCGCTTCAAGAAACCCTGGTATCAGGGGGACACCATACCGGTGGGTATCGGCCAGGGGTACTGGACCGCCACGCCGGTACAGATGAACAAAGCGTTGATGATCCTGATTAACGATGGCGTGATTAAAACTCCGCATCTGATGATGGACGCCATGCAGGGCAGCACTAAAGTGCCATGGCGTCAGCCGCCGGAGGCCCCGGTCGCAGACGTCCACTCCGGCTACTGGGAAATTGCCAAAGACGGCATGTATGGCGTGGCGAACCGTCCAAACGGTACTGCGCGTAAGAGCTTTGCGGACGCTTCCTATAAAATCGCCGCCAAGTCAGGTACCGCACAGGTATTTGGCCTGAAAGCGAATGAAACCTATAACGCCCACAAGCTGACGGAACGCCTGCGCGACCACAAGCTGATGACGGCCTTTGCGCCTTACGATCATCCCCGCGTGGCCGTCACTATCATCCTTGAGAACGGCGGCGCAGGTCCGGCCGTCGGGACTATCATGCGCCAGATCCTCGACCACATTATTCTTGGCGATAACAATACTAACCTGCCTGACGCTGCGCCAACGCCGCCAGGCTACGAAGGTGAATAA
- the ybeD gene encoding DUF493 family protein YbeD, with product MKTNLKELLEFPTSFTYKVMGLAQPELVDQVVEVVQRHAPGDYSPDVKPSSKGNYHSVSITITATHIEQVETLYEELGKIEIVRMVL from the coding sequence ATGAAAACCAACCTTAAAGAACTGCTCGAATTCCCCACCTCTTTTACCTATAAAGTGATGGGGCTGGCGCAGCCAGAGCTGGTCGATCAAGTGGTTGAAGTGGTGCAGCGCCATGCGCCGGGTGACTACTCACCGGACGTGAAGCCCAGCAGTAAAGGCAACTACCATTCGGTGTCGATCACCATCACCGCAACGCATATCGAGCAGGTCGAAACCCTGTATGAAGAATTAGGCAAAATCGAAATTGTTCGCATGGTGCTGTAA
- the dacA gene encoding D-alanyl-D-alanine carboxypeptidase DacA has translation MNTLNPSRLLKRLTTGTLIALSLNAVALADDVNIKTMIPGVPDIDAEAYVLIDYNSGKVLAEKNSDARRDPASLTKMMTSYVIGQAVKAGKIHQDDIVTVGKDAWATGNPVFKGSSLMFLKPGDRVPVSQLTRGIVLQSGNDACVAMADYVAGSQDAFVGLMNNYVKALGLQNTHFQTVHGLDAEGQYSSARDMALIGRALIRDVPDEYAVYHEKEFTFNNIRQMNRNGLLWDTSLNVDGIKTGHTDAAGYNLVASATEGQMRLISAVMGGHTYKGRETESKKLLTWGFRFFETVAPLKAGKEFASEPVWFGNSDRVQLGVEKDVYLTIPRGRMKDLKASYTLSNTELHAPLKKNQVVGSINFQLDGKTIEQHPLVVLNDMPEGGFFGRIVDYIKLMFHHWFG, from the coding sequence ATGAACACTTTGAACCCATCCCGATTACTGAAACGCCTGACGACAGGCACCCTGATCGCGCTCAGCCTCAACGCTGTCGCTCTTGCCGATGACGTCAACATCAAAACCATGATCCCCGGCGTGCCGGACATTGACGCTGAAGCCTATGTTCTGATCGACTACAACTCAGGTAAGGTACTGGCAGAGAAGAATTCCGACGCGCGTCGCGACCCGGCCAGCCTGACCAAAATGATGACCAGTTACGTTATCGGTCAGGCGGTGAAAGCGGGCAAAATCCATCAGGATGATATCGTCACCGTGGGCAAAGATGCCTGGGCAACCGGTAACCCGGTATTCAAAGGCTCTTCTCTGATGTTCCTGAAGCCAGGCGACCGCGTGCCGGTTTCCCAGCTGACGCGCGGTATCGTGCTGCAGTCCGGTAATGACGCCTGCGTGGCGATGGCCGACTATGTGGCCGGCAGCCAGGACGCCTTCGTCGGGCTGATGAACAACTATGTGAAAGCGCTGGGCCTGCAGAATACTCACTTCCAGACCGTGCACGGTCTCGATGCCGAAGGCCAGTACAGCTCGGCGCGCGACATGGCGCTGATTGGCCGTGCGCTGATCCGCGACGTGCCGGATGAGTACGCGGTTTACCATGAAAAAGAGTTCACCTTTAACAATATCCGCCAGATGAACCGTAACGGCCTGCTGTGGGATACCAGCCTGAACGTTGACGGCATTAAAACCGGGCATACTGATGCGGCGGGTTACAACCTGGTGGCCTCCGCGACAGAAGGCCAGATGCGCCTGATCTCTGCGGTAATGGGCGGTCATACCTACAAAGGGCGTGAAACAGAAAGTAAAAAACTGCTGACCTGGGGCTTCCGTTTCTTTGAAACCGTTGCGCCACTGAAGGCCGGTAAAGAGTTTGCTTCTGAGCCGGTGTGGTTCGGTAACAGCGATCGCGTACAGCTGGGCGTCGAGAAAGATGTCTATCTGACGATTCCACGCGGCCGTATGAAAGACCTGAAAGCCAGCTACACCCTGAGCAATACTGAACTGCACGCGCCGCTGAAGAAAAATCAGGTGGTAGGCAGCATCAACTTCCAGCTGGATGGCAAAACCATTGAACAGCACCCTCTGGTGGTTCTGAACGATATGCCGGAAGGCGGTTTCTTCGGCCGCATCGTTGACTACATTAAGCTGATGTTCCATCACTGGTTTGGTTGA
- the rlmH gene encoding 23S rRNA (pseudouridine(1915)-N(3))-methyltransferase RlmH — MKLQLVAVGTKMPDWVQTGFMEYLRRFPKDMPFELTEVPAGKRGKNADIKRILEKEGEMMLAATGKGNRIVTLDIPGQPWETPQLASQLERWKQDGRDVSLLIGGPEGLSPACKAAAEQSWSLSALTLPHPLVRVLVAESLYRAWSITANHPYHRE; from the coding sequence GTGAAGCTGCAACTGGTCGCCGTTGGCACCAAAATGCCGGACTGGGTTCAAACGGGTTTTATGGAATATCTGCGTCGGTTTCCGAAAGATATGCCATTCGAGCTGACTGAGGTCCCGGCCGGAAAGCGCGGCAAGAATGCCGATATCAAACGCATTCTGGAAAAAGAAGGCGAAATGATGCTGGCAGCCACCGGTAAGGGCAACCGCATCGTCACGCTGGATATACCCGGCCAGCCGTGGGAAACCCCACAGCTCGCCAGTCAACTGGAACGCTGGAAGCAGGATGGCCGCGATGTCAGCCTGTTGATTGGCGGACCGGAAGGCCTGTCACCCGCCTGCAAGGCCGCGGCGGAACAAAGCTGGTCACTCTCAGCGCTGACCCTGCCCCATCCGCTGGTTCGCGTGTTGGTTGCAGAGAGTTTGTATCGTGCATGGAGCATTACTGCGAATCATCCTTATCATCGTGAGTAA
- the nadD gene encoding nicotinate-nucleotide adenylyltransferase has translation MCDTIKLHALLGGTFDPIHYGHLQPAEALAAQVGLQKVTLMPNNVPPHRPQPEATPAQRVEMVRLAIAGNPLFELDLREMQRSTPSYTLETLEQLRAERGARQPLAFIIGQDSLLTLHKWHRWQALLSFCHLLVCQRPGYRSEMETPELQRWLDQHLTRDALLLQQTPAGKVFLADTPLVDISATEIRTRRHQGKSDSDLLPPAVSDYIDREGLYTK, from the coding sequence ATGTGTGACACCATTAAACTGCACGCGCTGCTCGGCGGCACGTTTGACCCGATCCACTACGGTCACCTGCAGCCGGCTGAAGCGCTGGCCGCACAGGTCGGGTTGCAAAAAGTCACGCTGATGCCAAACAACGTGCCGCCGCATCGCCCGCAGCCGGAGGCCACGCCCGCACAGCGCGTGGAAATGGTCAGGCTGGCGATTGCCGGGAACCCGCTGTTCGAGCTGGACCTGCGTGAAATGCAGCGCAGCACCCCCTCTTACACCCTCGAAACGCTGGAACAGCTGCGCGCCGAGCGCGGGGCGCGCCAGCCGCTGGCCTTTATCATCGGTCAGGATTCCCTGCTAACCTTACATAAGTGGCACCGCTGGCAGGCGCTGCTGTCATTCTGTCATCTGCTGGTCTGTCAGCGTCCGGGCTATCGCAGCGAGATGGAAACGCCGGAGCTGCAACGGTGGCTGGACCAGCATCTGACGCGCGACGCGCTGCTCCTGCAACAAACGCCCGCCGGTAAGGTGTTTCTCGCCGACACTCCGCTGGTCGACATTTCGGCTACCGAAATCCGCACGCGTCGTCATCAGGGCAAGTCAGATAGCGACCTGTTACCCCCGGCCGTCAGCGATTACATCGATCGCGAAGGTTTATACACAAAATAA
- the rlpA gene encoding endolytic peptidoglycan transglycosylase RlpA, which translates to MRKDWLWVALASALLAACTTDNDQQAPVTQQQAAYNGPVVEIGGAEPRYEPFNPGTLQDYSVNGKSYTVVKDPSNFSQTGLAASYGEEMGTNRTATGEEFDPNAMTAAHPTLPLPSYVRVTNLANGRMIVVRVNDRGPYTPGRIIDLSRAAADRLNTSNNTKVRVDFISVAPDGSLSGPGTIGTTVAKQSYALPSRPDIGGGMTMGAGAAVMSNSQPQQYNSPQPQEVQQQQSRPVDNSTLNSEDNMGAPVRSSGFLGAAQPLQNGVLEGSEPVAAPAAVAAPAAAAAAAPAASASGTYVVQVGALSDGTRARALASSLGKQFGVPGSVDSRNNVYRVQLGQFSSRSQAAALQQRLANEAQQQSFITVAP; encoded by the coding sequence ATGCGTAAGGATTGGCTTTGGGTTGCCCTGGCATCAGCACTGCTGGCAGCCTGTACTACAGACAACGACCAGCAGGCGCCGGTCACGCAGCAGCAGGCCGCCTATAACGGCCCGGTGGTGGAGATTGGCGGTGCAGAGCCGCGTTATGAACCGTTTAATCCCGGCACCCTGCAGGATTACTCGGTTAACGGCAAAAGCTACACGGTAGTGAAAGACCCGTCGAATTTTAGCCAAACCGGTCTGGCTGCGTCGTATGGCGAAGAGATGGGCACCAATCGTACCGCCACGGGTGAAGAGTTTGACCCCAATGCCATGACGGCGGCACACCCGACGCTGCCGCTGCCAAGCTACGTGCGCGTCACGAATCTGGCCAACGGCCGCATGATCGTAGTACGCGTCAACGATCGTGGTCCCTACACGCCTGGCCGTATTATTGACCTGTCGCGTGCCGCCGCAGATCGCCTGAATACCTCGAACAACACCAAAGTGCGCGTTGACTTCATCAGCGTCGCGCCGGACGGTAGCCTTTCCGGCCCCGGCACCATCGGGACCACGGTCGCTAAGCAGAGCTATGCCCTGCCTTCACGCCCGGATATCGGTGGCGGCATGACCATGGGCGCAGGCGCTGCCGTTATGAGCAACTCGCAGCCGCAGCAATACAACAGCCCGCAGCCGCAGGAAGTGCAGCAGCAGCAGTCGCGCCCGGTGGATAACAGCACCCTGAATAGCGAAGACAATATGGGCGCGCCAGTGCGCAGCAGTGGCTTCCTCGGTGCCGCACAGCCATTGCAAAACGGCGTGCTGGAAGGCAGCGAACCGGTTGCCGCCCCTGCTGCAGTGGCCGCTCCGGCCGCAGCAGCGGCTGCTGCCCCAGCTGCCAGCGCCTCCGGCACCTACGTGGTGCAGGTCGGCGCGCTGAGCGACGGCACCCGCGCCCGCGCGCTCGCCAGCAGCCTCGGCAAGCAGTTCGGCGTCCCCGGCTCTGTCGATAGCCGCAACAATGTTTATCGCGTGCAGCTGGGCCAATTCAGCTCGCGTTCGCAGGCCGCCGCTTTGCAGCAGCGACTGGCGAATGAAGCCCAGCAGCAATCGTTTATTACCGTCGCACCTTAA